Below is a window of Callospermophilus lateralis isolate mCalLat2 chromosome 9, mCalLat2.hap1, whole genome shotgun sequence DNA.
GGGGAGCCAACCGCACATCCATAGGTAGAGCACTCATAATGACacagcatgtgcaaaggcccgTGGTGGTGGGGGGTGCGGGATGTTTGGGGAACAGTAGGAAGGCCATCGGGGAAGCAGAGGGAACAGGAGAATGGCAGGAGATGGAGATGACAGGGAGATGGATCTCCTTTGGTCCTGTAGAGCCATATAGAACCTTAGGCTTCCACTCCGCAAGAGACTGGAGTAGGAATGCAGAGTCACACGGTGTGCCTGATCTTGGAAAATGACCCCTCTGGTTACTGTGTTAGAGGAAACTGTCAGGGGGCCGGGGACAGAAGCTGGAGGCCAGGTGGACCCGGAGCTGGGTTATTACAGTGATCCAGATAAAAGTGAAGGGACCTCAAGTGGCTGTCACCAGCTCATAGGAGCAGGTTGTTAAATCTTTAGTCTTGCAAAACGATTATTAAATAGTCATCATTAAAAAACTGAGTTGTGGAAATGCATAAATGTGAagaaacattttattaaaaacaaaggtggggctggagctggggctcagcggcagagcacttgcctgccaagtgtggggcactgggttccatcctggcACCACATCAAAACAAATAGAGGCCTTGAGTCCATacacagctaaaaaaaaatactttaaaaaacccCACAAAGATAACATATATGTAAAACTCCCCGCTTCCTAATTATTTTGTTACATTTTACTATCCTCTATGCTTCCGCGGTTATTTCTATCCTTCCTACCTCCAAGGCAGCCAGTGCCCATGTCTTCCTGACTGGGTCTGTGTCACGTTGGCAGCTGGAAATCACCCTGGGGGGATGTTTTCACCAACACTATGCATCAGCCACCTCCCTCCATGCCACCAAGAGCTGGTTGTTACACACTTACCAGCACACCACTGACGGTGGCAGTGGAGGTGAGGACCAGGGACTGGGGACAGATGCTGGGTAGCTTTTGAGGATCCTAAGGGATCGTGGGTGGATGGATGTGGGTGTGTGATCTGCCTTGCACAGTAGCATTGTTGGGGTGCCTCCTAGCCTCCTGGGGAGTGCTGGCCAGCCGTAGAGGCAACGGGAGGAGTACATGGTGCTGAAGGGGCCATGTGCCTAGAACAAAGCCTGGCATACAGTAGGCGCTCAGACATCACTGCAGGATGAACTTAATCCTCCATTGCCTCCCCAGGTCACTGGGTAAGGCTGCAGTCGAATAGGCACTTATTATAGAAAACGGAAAAGCCAGAtttttaaacaagaaaaaaattgttCAGGGAGAGGGAGACAGGCAGGCTTTGACATCCTTGGGCCAGTGCCTGGTCCTCGCTGCCAAAAAGTGGCTCCACGGGGGTGTCCACACCCACTGGCTGCAGGACTCAGTTGTGCCTCcattcctgccctcccctccctccctcagaCCCTCCTGTGTCCCCTTTTTAATTCTCTTCACTCTTTTGTGACCTCTGGATTTCCCATACAGAAAGGACACAGGAAATAGGACAAAGAGATGCATATGATTTGAACTTGACCTCATCTGGTCCCAGCTTAAGCTCCCTCCTGCAGTCTGGCCTGCTCTCGGGACCCACAGGGCCACCATCCTTAACACGCAGCAGGGGCCCTCTGAGAGCTGGCCTTGGGGACTTCTGCGGTGGTTCCTATGGAAGCCCCTTTCTGGGCACCTCTTTGTATCATGAGGTCCCACCCCCTGCTCTGGCTTCTGGAATGCCCTCCTCTCAGTTCCACACCCGTCCGTCCCTGCCATCAGGTCCTGACTCAACAAAGGCAGGGGTACGGGTGTGGAGGAGGCTCGTGGGAATGATGGGTGATTTACTGGTCTTGTCTGTGGCCCATTTGCAGTTTGAGGGCCGGAAATACTGCGAACACGACTTCCAAATGCTGTTTGCCCCGTGCTGCGGATCCTGCGGTGAGTCCACTGCTGCCTGGGGAGTGGGAGGTGGGTGGGTGAGGGCCCTGTGGTAGAGTGCCCACGGGCCTGGCCTGGTGGGTGGGGGGGCTCTTCCCTGCCCACCTTGCCCATCTCTGAGCATTTCCCTTCCAGCCCTCCGCAGACACCGCATTCCTGTGCTGCAGGCAGGGTTCCTTGGACCAGGCTGAGCTTGGAGGAGTGCTGATGTGGACAGGGCCTGGCAGGGGCCACGTCCTGCCCAGCAAGCAGGGACCTCTCTTCTTCCAGGCGAGTTCATCATTGGACGCGTGATCAAGGCCATGAACAGCAACTGGCACCCGGGGTGCTTCCGCTGTGAGCTGTGTGATGTGGAGCTGGCCGACCTGGGCTTTGTGAAGAATGCGGGCAGGTGAGGAGCCACAGGGGGCACAGGCTGAGCCCCAGCACCCTCCAGGCTCCCTGGCCTCTACTGATGTGGCTACCAACTCCCTTTTGTACCTCCAAGGTGGTCAGTACACCCCTAGTTTATAATGAGGAGTGAGGCTGCAGAGACAAGGGGTGAGGGGCAAAGCAGGGCCCCCCCTGGGCTTGGCACTGTTCCTCAAGGACAGCCAGCAGGCAGTGGGGACAACAGCCCTTGAGCAGGAGCCATGAGGTGACGGTGGGTGGATAAGGAGCTTTGAGTTGAGCTGACACCCCCGGGGCCTCCCCTGCATGCGGAACCCAGCTGTCTGCACCCCCAACTAAGACTCATATGACTGAAGGTCACTGGAGAGAAGTCCCCCCAATCAGGACCATACATTCACCAGCACACAGGAAGTTCCCACCTTCAAGAAGCCTTAGGATTCTCTCCACCCTTGTCTTTCTGCTCTGCCCACCTCTACATCCCTCTGTAGAGTGATGgccttacctccttcctccctagGGACGAGTTCTGGGGTGCCCCTACCCACACCTGCGTAGCTGCAGCCCTTTCCAGCGCACCTGCCTGCTCCACCCGGGAGCCCCCACCACCCTAGTGGGCTCCCTGTGGCCACCGTGGGCACTGACAGGTCTCCCAGTGGCTCTCATGGCAACACCCCTCCTTCAGGTGGAAACGCCTCTTCTCCCCGTGAGAACCCATATTCTCATGGTTTCCCCCTCCCTCATTCTCTTCTCCTCTGGGGCTTTGTGCTTGGCCCCTCACGTCTGCCTTTGAAGACAGGCCTGAGACCCTGATGGCCTGTCTGGATAGTTAGCGGCACCACCCCAGACCTCTTCCTACCAGTACTCAGTGGTCCACATGGCTGTTCCCTGGGGGGCCCACCAGGCATCCCAAATGCAATGGGTCCCATCCTGAGTTTCCAGCTGGACCCAGTGGCCCAcgcttgtaatcctagtggcttgggaggctgaggcaggaggatcgtgagtttgaggccagcctgcacaactcagcaagaccttgtcttaaaataaaaaagggctgggaatgcagtggtggagtgcccctgggttcaatccccagtatgaaacAAAAAGCAAACCACTGAACTCCACTGATGACCAAGTCTGCCTCTCCGTGTCCCCACATCAGAAGAGGCAGCACTGCCCCAGAGACCCCCTAGCTGTCCATCTGACTGCCACACCCTCTCCCATGTAGGTACTTGGTTTTCTGCTGCAGCACCTCCCCTGTCCTTTCCTGATATGGCCTGCAGTGATCTTGTCCATTTGCTGCTTTATGAGGAAAAACATGGCCTCACCTCATTCTTGGTGTCTGCAGGGCGGGCACAGTGCTTGGCGCTCTGCAGGTTGTCTAGGTGAGGGGCTGTAGGGCATTGACGGCACAGTGCAAGAGCTGAAGGACAGCTGTTGACCACTGGGGTCACCAGCCAGGTGTGAgcttggagggagtcctgtccccTCCTGAGCCAAGGCTTGCACAGGGCCACTGCCCCATTCACTGGTTGGGAAAATGAGAAGAGGCCAAAAGTGCTTTGAAAAGTGGCATGTGGTAGAAAAGCTGTAATGACAGGGGACAGGGTGGCAGCTGGGGTGCTGAGTAATGAAAGTCCTCGTttggatcctcctggctcaggcaGGCATGGGTGGAAGGCGTGGGCCACCAGAACCTTGGCAAGGGAGCCCCGGCAGCTGCCCCAGCCTCTGCTTGGCCTTTCTTGGGTGGAAGGGAAGAGAAGTTCTGGGAAGGGCACCACGTTGAACAGACACAGTAGCCTCTGTCAGCTTAAAACTACAATTCAGTTTATGATCAGTACAAACAAGTACAAAAAAGGACATGTTAGGGGGACGTATGCAGGCTACCAAGCGAGACAGCTCAAAGCTGGGCGGGCAGAGGCTGGTTGAGTCCCCTCGGGAGGAAATGGGACTCAGGATGCCGCTGCCAGGTCTGGATTAGCAGGATACACACCGCGCTCCTTTTGCTGAGAGGCTCTAGGGATTGTCAGACCACAGGCAGGTCTCTGTGTAGTTTACAACAGGAGGGATCAGGATGAATGTGTTCTGCAAACACGTTTGCTGGGTGTCACGTGGCAACCAGTCTGAATATACTTACGGCGTTTAGCTACAATTTATAGTCCATTCCCCCCAAATTCAGAAAGGGCTCGTCTGGCAAAGGCACTGCAAAGGGAACTCCTTGTACCGTAGACACTGTCCCTACTCCCTCACTGAGATTCATGGGTGCCTCTTCTCCTGGGTCCCTTGCAGCCTTCCTTCTGGGCCTTTCTACGTGGCCTCCCTGTTGTGCATTTCTGTAAGGAGGGAGGCTGGCAAAGAAAGTGGGGGAAAGAAAGACCCTCAGTGTTCTGGAGTTGTTCCTCTAGGTCCCCTTCCTCTTTCCATGGGTAAACTCACTGGGTGTCTGGGAGCGACTAGGAAGCAGAGCCAACAGTCCCTGCAGAGGGATGGCCTCTCAATCCCCATTGATTCTTCCTTTTTAGGGGTTCTGTGGGGTTAAGACCCAGCTCCAGTCTGGGTGACCTGGAATTTCAAACCTTTGGGAGGGACGAGTAGGGACCTGGTGAAACTTCAAGTGGTTTGCTCAGGGAGATTGGAGAGTGGGCAGCCTTCTCTTTGCTGAGACCAGTGTCACCCACCCCAAGGGGACCCTCCTCCTGCAACAGTCTGTGGCCCACCCAGGGACAGAGCCTCGGGCTCACAGCTCTGACCTGGCGCTCAGCGAGCTCTCGTTGGTTTTCCCTTCAAAGCTGGGGGGCGGACCCGTGAGCCTTTTGCCGCAGAGCAAATTGCACAGGGCGTGACGGAACTTCTCAGCCACGAAGAAGTACATGACAGGGTCGAGGGCCCCATTGAGGCTGGTGAGACAGGAGGTGATACGGTTTCCCAGGGCCAGGACACGCTGGGCGGTGCAGGAGGTCCCGCCGCCCCGGTAGTGCAGCACGTAGATGGAGCGGTGGACGTGGTAGGGCACGAAGCAGATCAGGAAGATGGCCAGCACCATGGCGATCATGCGGACGGCTTTGTTCTTGAGGCGCTTCTCCACGCGGGGGCCCTGTCTCAGGCTGCGGATGATCAGCAGGTAGCAGGTGACCGTTGTGACAAACGGGAAGGTGAAGGCCACGGCGAGGGACGCCAGGGCGTGGTGGGAGGCCTTCTCTCGGTACAGCTGCAGGCAGACGACTGTGTGGTTGGTCTGGACTGTCTGCGGGCTGACCAGCAGTGGAGCCATGGCCACAGCCACTACCACCCACAGGAAGGCACAGGCTAAGTGGGCATAGAGAGGCCTGCGCAGCTTGAGGGACTTGACCGGGTGCACGATGGCCAGGAAGCGGTCAGCGCTGATGCAGGTGAGGAAGTAGATGCTGGCGTACATGTTGAGGTAGAAGAGGAAGCCGGTGAGTCGGCACGGGATTTCCCCAAATGGCCAGTGGTTCCCAGAGAAGTGATAGACGAGGCGGGTGGGCAGGACCAGCACACAGGACAAGTCGGCCACGGCCAGGTGCATCAGGAACACGTTGGCTGGGGTGCCTGACTTGTGGTCCCGGAGGAAAAGCCACAGGGCCAGGGCATTGCCAACAAAAGCCAGGATGAAATCCAGGAGGTAGAAGCAAGCAAACAGCATGTTCTCCAGGGGCGTCTCCTGCCCACATTGCTCAGTGGCCAGAGATGAGTTGTCAGTCAGACTTGGGGAGGCCACCTCGAGGCCATTCATGCTTTGGCTGGGGGCAGAGCAGGGGACAAACATGGAGTGAACAAACAAACAGGCCAGAGAGAGCCCAGGCTAGCGAAGCTTTGCCCTCCAGAAGTCACAAGTAGGACCTCTGAGGACTTCAGAACTTCCCACCCCTGAGAGGAGCATAGCTGCTCTGAGCGGAGCATTACCACCAGGACTGCTGAGAACCCCTGTGTCCATTTGGGGGTGACTAATCATCAAAGGCATTCTGAATTTTAACAAAAGGTCACAGCAAGACTGGGGCTTGACGCTTTCCCACTGAGTAGCTGTGTCCCTGCCGAAATGGCCCGGGGCCAGTGCTGGGTGGACCCAGAAATCTGCAGCTCCTCCCCACATTGTACCCTATGTTCTACTCCCTCAGGGAAGGGAGGGTGCAGTCAGCAACGCAGTGGGGAGATGTGAGCTCCGATGGCATGAGGCTCTGGAGGGCAGGGAGGCTCTGGGGGGCAGGGAAGGGCCCCGTATTTTCTGTTCTCCCTTCAGGTGGCCCTCATTACCACTGACTGGGTGGGCTGTTTCTGAGAGCTGGGTGCTTGAAgcctgccaattccttcagcctcAGTCTTTCCAAGTGAACGCCACTCACCTTGAGTGCCAGAACCCCGCCCCTGACCTGCCTGATTGGACCTTCTGGGCACCTGCATAGGTGCAGAGAGTAGTGTCACTGCTTTCTGCTCCCCCTGCAGCCCCTGATCACGGTTCCCCCAGCGCCCGACCTTCCGGGGGGCTTCCTCAGGAATGCAGCAGGGGCCATGTCCTGGGAGGAAGCCAGAGGCCTACTCTGTCCACCAGCATCTGCGAGTGGACTCAGCCCACCAGTTCTGTTTTGGACATCCCACTGGGAGGAGGCCTGGATTGAGGAAGACCCTGTGCTTGGACCTCAGGCCAGCAGGATGTGTTTTCCCACCAGGTTGTTCCAACATCAAGAAGTGGGATCTTTTCAGGAGGTCAAGGGCCTAACGGCAGAGAGACTGGCTAGGATTTCCCTGGGAAGATCTGCAGCCCAGAGAGGCCTGGGAGGCTGCCTGAGGACTGTGGTCAGAGCCCTCCCTTGCTAACAAAGTGAAGCCCAGATCCTCATCGgtgctccccacccctccccaacCGACAGGGAAATCTGCTCTGTCTTGATTTAGTCCACTTAAAAGATctaagagagagaagaaggggagTCCCAAACACCTTGCTTCATTTTCCAGGactgggagctggggatgtgggcaGCAGAGGGTAGATGATGGGGCCAGAGCAGCCTACAGCCTAGGGTGGGGCAGGAGACTGGACGTGGCTCGGGAGGCCAATGCTGACCCTGACTTCTCATCTCTGGTCTGTCGGAACCCAGAGCTAGGAAGGGGTTGGGAAGCCGGTTGGACCTGGACTGTGCTCTACAGTACATTTGTCACCTGGTTCCTCCAGGAGGTCAGCTCACAGGTATGGCCCCCACCCTCACCCACACGTGGCATGGTCAGGGCCTGCTTCCTCTTGTGTGTGCTGGTTCTAGGAAGTTGGC
It encodes the following:
- the Gpr17 gene encoding uracil nucleotide/cysteinyl leukotriene receptor — protein: MNGLEVASPSLTDNSSLATEQCGQETPLENMLFACFYLLDFILAFVGNALALWLFLRDHKSGTPANVFLMHLAVADLSCVLVLPTRLVYHFSGNHWPFGEIPCRLTGFLFYLNMYASIYFLTCISADRFLAIVHPVKSLKLRRPLYAHLACAFLWVVVAVAMAPLLVSPQTVQTNHTVVCLQLYREKASHHALASLAVAFTFPFVTTVTCYLLIIRSLRQGPRVEKRLKNKAVRMIAMVLAIFLICFVPYHVHRSIYVLHYRGGGTSCTAQRVLALGNRITSCLTSLNGALDPVMYFFVAEKFRHALCNLLCGKRLTGPPPSFEGKTNESSLSARSEL